A part of Aquibium oceanicum genomic DNA contains:
- a CDS encoding succinate dehydrogenase assembly factor 2 — translation MTRSSGGLEIRRKKALYRSWHRGMREVDLLLGTFADARIDTLSSGELDQYEDLLDQLDADLLKWMTGEAPVPEQYDHPLFRRIQAFRQVMPF, via the coding sequence ATGACGAGAAGCAGCGGCGGGTTGGAGATCAGGCGCAAGAAGGCGCTCTACCGGTCCTGGCACCGCGGCATGCGCGAGGTGGACCTCCTGCTCGGAACCTTTGCCGATGCCCGCATCGACACCTTGAGTTCCGGCGAACTCGACCAATATGAGGATCTGCTCGACCAGCTGGACGCCGACCTCCTGAAATGGATGACCGGTGAAGCCCCGGTTCCCGAGCAGTACGACCATCCGCTTTTCCGCAGGATCCAGGCGTTCCGCCAGGTCATGCCCTTCTGA
- the mfd gene encoding transcription-repair coupling factor produces MSLIDSLGLKPGRTGAVTIGGVADGFEAFVLARIAAEAAGDRPVLFVARDGQRIPAIIEALGFAAPGLPVLELPAWDCLPYDRVSPGADAAARRLDALSAMIALREKPHRAVVITTVNAVLQRVPPAALLAAQSFSVRPGNQVDMKALIDRLETNGFDRVGTVRDVGDFAVRGGILDLHAPGWPEPLRLDFFGDTLESIRAFDAATQRTTGQRKEMSLQPASEVALTPETISRFRRNYIEAFGAPSRDDALYAAISEGRRFAGMEHWLPFFYDGLETIFDYVPDGPLVFDNLAHESLSERHTLILDHYEARKRQAEGKGLGDATPYNPTPPDRLYLTPESMVPEAGERLVCDLSPFEAPPAGGRVILNAKSRAGRSFAAERADPNANVFDHAVKYVAAERGAGRKVLIAAWSEGSLDRLGQILDEHGLGNMTRVESLADLEKLPAGEAGVAILPVETGFETARLVLLGEQDILGDRLVRRSKRKRAADFISELSSLAAGDIVVHADHGIGRFIGLKNIEAAGAPHDCLEIHYAGDGRLFLPVENIELLSRYGSDAADTPLDRLGGGAWQSRKAKLKKRLLEMAGDLIRIAAERQMRGAPALVPPEGLYGEFAARFPYEETEDQQTAIDSVIDDLGAGRPMDRLICGDVGFGKTEVALRAAFLAAMEGLQVAVVVPTTLLARQHFKTFSQRFSGLPIRVRQASRLVGAKELAETKKGIADGTVDIVVGTHALLGAAISFKSLGLLIIDEEQHFGVKHKERLKDLKSDVHVLTLSATPIPRTLQLALTGVRELSLITTAPVDRMAVRTFISPFDPLVIRETLLRERYRGGQCFYVVPRISDLTEVHDFLRESVPELKVAVAHGQLPPGELDDIMNAFYDGSYDVLLSTTIVESGLDIPTANTLIVHRADMFGLAQLYQLRGRVGRSKARAYALFTLPNNRTLTQTAERRLKVLQSLDTLGAGFQLASHDLDIRGAGNLLGEEQSGHIKEVGFELYQQMLEEAVAEIRGTGEVSDGSWSPQITVGTAVMIPENYVSDLQLRLALYRRLAELETTEEIDSFGAELIDRFGPLPEEVQHLLKIVFIKALCRKANVEKLDAGPKGVVIQFRDKTFADPAGLVKMIAEQGSLAKIRPDQSVVFIRDWPKPEKRLAGAAVVMTQLARLAEKADAA; encoded by the coding sequence ATGAGCCTTATCGATTCTCTCGGCCTGAAGCCTGGCCGCACCGGGGCCGTGACGATCGGCGGCGTCGCCGACGGCTTCGAGGCCTTCGTGCTGGCGCGGATCGCCGCGGAGGCGGCGGGCGACCGGCCGGTGTTGTTCGTCGCGCGCGACGGCCAGCGCATCCCGGCCATCATCGAGGCGCTGGGCTTCGCCGCGCCCGGTCTGCCGGTGCTGGAACTGCCCGCTTGGGACTGCCTTCCCTATGACCGCGTGTCGCCCGGCGCCGACGCCGCCGCGCGGCGGCTGGATGCGCTGTCGGCGATGATCGCGTTGCGAGAGAAGCCGCACCGGGCGGTGGTGATCACGACGGTCAACGCGGTGCTGCAGCGCGTGCCGCCGGCCGCGCTGCTGGCCGCGCAGTCCTTCTCGGTGCGCCCCGGCAACCAGGTCGACATGAAGGCGCTGATCGACCGGCTGGAGACCAACGGCTTCGATCGGGTCGGCACGGTGCGCGACGTCGGCGACTTCGCCGTACGCGGCGGTATTCTCGATCTCCACGCGCCGGGCTGGCCGGAGCCGCTCAGGCTCGACTTCTTCGGCGACACGCTGGAATCGATCCGCGCCTTCGATGCGGCAACCCAGCGCACGACGGGCCAGCGCAAGGAGATGTCGCTCCAGCCGGCGAGCGAGGTGGCGCTGACGCCCGAGACGATCAGCCGATTCCGCCGCAACTATATCGAGGCCTTCGGAGCGCCCTCGCGCGATGACGCGCTTTATGCCGCCATCAGCGAGGGCCGCCGCTTTGCCGGCATGGAGCACTGGCTGCCTTTCTTCTACGACGGCCTCGAGACGATCTTCGATTACGTGCCGGACGGTCCGCTGGTCTTCGACAATCTGGCGCACGAGTCCCTGTCGGAGCGGCACACGCTGATCCTCGACCACTACGAGGCGAGGAAGCGGCAGGCCGAGGGCAAGGGGCTGGGCGACGCCACGCCCTACAATCCGACGCCGCCGGACCGGCTCTACCTGACCCCCGAAAGCATGGTGCCGGAAGCGGGCGAGCGGCTGGTCTGCGATCTCTCGCCGTTCGAGGCGCCGCCGGCCGGCGGCCGGGTGATCCTCAACGCGAAGTCGCGGGCGGGGCGCAGCTTCGCCGCCGAGCGCGCCGATCCGAACGCCAACGTCTTCGATCATGCCGTCAAGTATGTCGCCGCCGAGCGCGGGGCGGGACGCAAGGTGCTGATCGCCGCGTGGAGCGAGGGGTCGCTCGACCGGCTCGGCCAGATCCTGGACGAACACGGCCTCGGCAACATGACGCGGGTGGAGAGCCTCGCCGACCTGGAGAAGCTGCCGGCGGGCGAGGCGGGTGTGGCGATTCTTCCCGTCGAGACCGGCTTCGAGACTGCGCGGTTGGTCCTGCTCGGCGAGCAGGACATTCTCGGCGACCGCCTGGTCAGGCGCTCAAAGCGCAAGCGCGCCGCCGATTTCATCTCGGAACTCTCGTCGCTAGCGGCGGGCGACATCGTCGTCCATGCCGACCACGGCATCGGACGCTTCATCGGCCTGAAGAACATCGAGGCGGCGGGCGCGCCGCACGACTGCCTGGAAATCCACTATGCCGGCGACGGGCGGCTGTTCCTGCCGGTCGAAAACATCGAGCTCTTGTCGCGCTACGGTTCGGACGCGGCCGACACGCCGCTCGACCGGCTGGGCGGCGGCGCTTGGCAGTCGCGCAAGGCCAAGCTGAAGAAGCGCCTGCTGGAGATGGCGGGCGACCTGATCCGCATCGCGGCGGAGCGGCAGATGCGCGGCGCGCCGGCGCTGGTACCGCCGGAAGGGCTCTACGGCGAGTTCGCCGCGCGCTTCCCCTACGAGGAGACGGAAGACCAGCAGACCGCCATCGATTCTGTCATCGACGATCTCGGCGCCGGACGCCCGATGGACCGCCTGATCTGCGGCGACGTCGGCTTCGGCAAGACCGAGGTGGCGTTGCGCGCCGCCTTCCTCGCCGCCATGGAGGGCCTACAAGTTGCAGTAGTGGTGCCGACGACCTTGCTGGCGCGCCAGCACTTCAAGACGTTCTCGCAACGCTTCTCCGGCCTGCCGATCCGGGTGCGGCAGGCCTCGCGGCTGGTCGGAGCAAAGGAACTGGCGGAGACGAAGAAGGGCATCGCCGACGGAACGGTGGACATTGTCGTCGGCACCCATGCGCTGCTGGGTGCGGCGATCAGCTTCAAGAGCCTCGGCCTGCTGATCATCGACGAGGAGCAGCATTTCGGGGTCAAGCACAAGGAGCGGCTGAAGGACCTGAAAAGCGACGTGCACGTGCTGACGCTTTCCGCGACACCGATCCCGCGCACGCTGCAACTGGCGCTGACGGGAGTGCGCGAACTGTCGCTGATCACCACCGCGCCGGTCGACCGAATGGCGGTGCGCACCTTCATCTCGCCCTTCGATCCATTGGTCATCCGCGAGACGCTGCTTCGCGAGCGATACCGCGGCGGGCAGTGCTTCTACGTCGTGCCCCGCATCAGCGACTTGACGGAAGTGCATGACTTCCTGCGTGAATCCGTGCCGGAACTGAAGGTTGCCGTGGCGCACGGCCAGTTGCCGCCAGGCGAGCTCGACGACATCATGAACGCCTTCTATGACGGCAGCTACGACGTGCTCCTGTCGACGACGATCGTGGAATCCGGGCTAGACATCCCGACCGCCAACACGCTGATCGTGCACCGCGCCGACATGTTCGGCCTGGCGCAGCTCTATCAGCTGCGCGGACGCGTCGGCCGTTCCAAGGCGCGCGCCTACGCGCTGTTCACGCTGCCCAACAACCGCACCCTGACCCAGACCGCCGAGCGGCGCCTGAAGGTGCTCCAGTCGCTCGACACGCTCGGCGCCGGCTTCCAGCTCGCCAGCCACGACCTCGACATCCGCGGCGCCGGAAACCTGCTCGGCGAGGAGCAGTCGGGCCACATCAAGGAGGTCGGCTTCGAGCTCTACCAGCAGATGCTGGAGGAGGCGGTGGCCGAAATCCGCGGCACCGGCGAGGTCTCCGACGGTTCATGGTCGCCGCAGATCACGGTGGGCACGGCGGTCATGATCCCGGAAAACTACGTTTCCGACCTCCAGCTCAGGCTGGCGCTCTACCGCCGCCTGGCGGAACTGGAAACGACGGAGGAGATCGATTCCTTCGGTGCCGAGCTGATCGACCGTTTCGGACCGCTGCCGGAAGAGGTGCAGCACCTCCTCAAGATCGTCTTCATCAAGGCGCTGTGCCGCAAGGCCAACGTGGAAAAGCTCGATGCCGGGCCGAAGGGCGTGGTCATCCAGTTCCGCGACAAGACCTTCGCCGATCCGGCGGGTCTGGTGAAGATGATCGCCGAACAGGGGTCGCTGGCGAAGATAAGGCCAGACCAGAGCGTGGTCTTCATCCGCGACTGGCCGAAGCCGGAGAAGCGGCTCGCCGGTGCTGCCGTGGTGATGACACAGCTGGCTCGGCTGGCGGAGAAGGCGGACGCGGCCTGA
- a CDS encoding DUF3572 domain-containing protein, whose translation MKDITRPTSRTAGATKSTPDAETLAVSALSFIASDPVLMPRFLAMSGIEASDIRRAAAEPGFLAGVLNFLLAHEPSLMAFCEATGSDPAQVGRAAQMLPGGDGSFDRST comes from the coding sequence ATGAAGGATATCACGCGACCGACGAGCCGGACCGCTGGAGCGACGAAGTCCACTCCCGACGCGGAGACGCTGGCCGTCAGCGCGCTCTCCTTCATAGCGTCCGACCCTGTGTTGATGCCGCGCTTCCTCGCCATGTCCGGCATCGAGGCCAGCGACATTCGCAGGGCGGCAGCCGAACCCGGCTTCCTTGCCGGCGTACTCAACTTCCTCCTCGCCCACGAGCCGAGCCTGATGGCCTTCTGCGAGGCGACCGGCAGCGACCCCGCGCAGGTCGGCCGTGCGGCTCAGATGCTGCCGGGCGGCGACGGGAGCTTCGACCGCTCCACCTGA
- a CDS encoding response regulator: protein MAKKVMIVEDNELNMKLFRDLIEASGYETVRTRNGLEALDLARAHQPDLILMDIQLPEVSGLEVTKWLKEDDDLHKIPVIAVTAFAMKGDEERIRQGGCEAYISKPISVGKFIETIKSYLGDA, encoded by the coding sequence ATGGCCAAGAAGGTGATGATCGTCGAGGACAACGAGCTCAACATGAAGCTCTTCCGCGACCTTATCGAAGCGAGCGGCTACGAGACCGTGCGCACGCGCAACGGGCTGGAGGCTCTCGACCTCGCACGCGCCCACCAACCGGACCTGATCCTGATGGACATCCAGTTGCCGGAGGTTTCAGGGCTGGAAGTCACCAAGTGGCTGAAGGAGGACGATGACCTCCACAAGATCCCCGTCATCGCCGTCACCGCCTTCGCCATGAAGGGCGACGAGGAACGGATTCGTCAGGGCGGGTGCGAGGCCTATATCTCCAAGCCGATCTCGGTCGGCAAGTTCATCGAGACGATCAAGTCCTATCTGGGCGACGCCTGA
- a CDS encoding PleD family two-component system response regulator: protein MTARILVVDDVPANLRLLEARLLAEYFEVLTAANGRDALEICENGKVDVVLLDIMMPEMDGFEVCRRLKEDPATAHIPVVMVTALDQVSDRIRGLEVGADDFLTKPVNDLQLMTRVKSLVRLKMLSDELRLRASTTRNIGIEELLAARTSVNEGPPRVLLIDEKSSSSSAIRKKLSATADVDLADDPQVGLFQAAENPYDCVVISTGFAEFDPLRLCSQLRSLDRTRFLPIILIAEMGEDERIVRALELGVNDYIVRPVDEQELVARLRTQVKRKRYNDHLRASVTQTIEMAVTDGLTGLHNRRYLDSHLQTLFDRAMSRRRPLSVMITDLDRFKAINDTFGHDGGDAVLREFARRLRKNVRGIDLACRFGGEEFVVVMPDTDGAIAEKVAERVRSEIERAVFEVGAAEGVPVTVSVGVATLNRAGDSVEKLMKRADAALYDAKNGGRNRVVARAA, encoded by the coding sequence ATGACAGCGCGCATTCTCGTCGTCGACGACGTCCCCGCCAATCTGAGGCTGCTCGAAGCCCGGCTCTTGGCCGAATATTTCGAGGTGCTGACCGCCGCGAACGGGAGGGACGCGCTGGAAATCTGCGAGAATGGCAAGGTGGACGTCGTCCTCCTCGACATCATGATGCCGGAGATGGACGGCTTCGAGGTCTGCCGCCGCCTCAAGGAGGACCCTGCCACCGCGCACATCCCCGTCGTCATGGTGACGGCGCTCGACCAGGTGTCGGACCGCATCCGCGGCCTGGAGGTGGGCGCCGACGATTTTCTGACCAAGCCGGTGAACGACCTGCAACTGATGACGCGGGTGAAGAGCCTGGTGCGGCTGAAGATGCTGTCGGACGAACTGAGGCTGCGCGCTTCAACCACGCGCAACATCGGCATCGAGGAATTGCTCGCCGCACGCACGAGCGTCAACGAGGGCCCGCCCCGCGTGCTCCTGATCGACGAGAAGTCGTCGTCCTCTTCGGCCATCCGCAAGAAGCTGTCGGCCACGGCGGACGTCGACCTCGCCGACGATCCGCAGGTCGGGCTCTTCCAGGCGGCGGAAAATCCCTACGACTGCGTCGTCATCTCGACCGGCTTCGCCGAATTCGACCCGTTGCGCCTGTGCTCGCAGCTGCGCTCGCTCGACCGCACGCGATTCCTGCCGATCATCCTGATCGCCGAGATGGGCGAGGACGAGCGGATCGTGCGGGCGCTGGAACTGGGCGTCAACGACTACATCGTACGGCCCGTCGACGAGCAGGAACTCGTCGCGCGGCTAAGGACGCAGGTCAAGCGCAAGCGCTACAACGACCATTTGCGGGCATCGGTAACCCAGACCATCGAGATGGCCGTCACCGACGGGCTGACCGGGCTGCACAACCGCCGCTATCTCGACAGCCATCTCCAGACCTTGTTCGACCGGGCCATGTCGCGGCGCAGGCCGCTGTCGGTTATGATTACCGACCTCGACCGCTTCAAGGCGATCAACGACACCTTCGGCCACGACGGCGGCGATGCGGTGTTGCGCGAATTCGCCCGCAGGCTGCGCAAGAACGTGCGCGGCATCGACCTCGCCTGTCGCTTCGGCGGCGAGGAGTTCGTCGTTGTCATGCCGGACACGGACGGCGCGATCGCCGAGAAGGTGGCCGAACGCGTTCGCTCGGAGATCGAACGTGCGGTGTTCGAGGTCGGGGCGGCCGAGGGCGTGCCCGTGACCGTCAGCGTCGGGGTCGCGACCCTGAACCGCGCCGGCGACAGCGTGGAGAAACTGATGAAGAGGGCAGACGCTGCGCTCTACGACGCCAAGAACGGGGGCCGCAATCGGGTCGTGGCAAGGGCCGCCTGA
- the rpmG gene encoding 50S ribosomal protein L33: MAKAANIKIKLLSTADTGFFYVTSKNSRTKTDKLSFRKYDPIAKKHVEFKETKIK; the protein is encoded by the coding sequence ATGGCCAAAGCCGCGAACATCAAGATCAAGCTCCTCTCGACCGCCGACACCGGCTTCTTCTACGTGACGAGCAAGAACAGCCGCACCAAGACCGACAAGCTGTCGTTCCGCAAGTACGACCCGATCGCCAAGAAGCACGTCGAGTTCAAGGAAACCAAGATCAAGTAG
- a CDS encoding MFS transporter, with amino-acid sequence MARVVPSHEGAAPDRVRWLSLAAAIASITAVGVAIGLGIPLLSILLESRGHSATAIGFNTAVAGIASIAMAPFAIPVAVRFGVIRTMVFAIAAGALSFAGFYFADHYWMWLPLRAVMHAAMTVLFILSEFWISASAPPQKRGLVLGIYATVLSLGFAFGPWLFAQIGSEGFAPFGVGVIIIALAALPVMIAWRESPDISGHGSSASFGRYVFLVPTATAAVLVFGAVETGGFALFPVYGSRIGYSEADSALLLTAIGLGNVLLQVPLGMISDRVRDRRTILAACALIGLAGMVVLPMVADNWYLMAAVLFVWGGVVAGLYTIGLAHLGSRLSGRDLASANAAFVFCYGVGMIAGPQVIGSGMDIFGPHGFAWSLALFFAAYLVLALSRMIGR; translated from the coding sequence ATGGCGCGCGTTGTTCCATCACACGAGGGTGCGGCGCCGGACCGGGTGCGCTGGCTGTCGCTTGCCGCCGCCATTGCTTCCATCACCGCCGTCGGCGTCGCCATCGGGCTCGGCATACCGCTTCTCAGCATCCTTCTGGAATCGCGTGGCCATTCGGCGACCGCGATAGGCTTCAACACGGCCGTCGCCGGCATCGCGTCCATCGCCATGGCGCCGTTCGCCATTCCAGTGGCGGTGCGGTTCGGCGTCATCCGCACCATGGTCTTCGCGATCGCCGCCGGTGCGCTCTCCTTTGCCGGCTTCTATTTCGCCGACCACTACTGGATGTGGCTGCCGCTGCGCGCCGTCATGCACGCGGCGATGACGGTTCTCTTCATCCTGTCGGAGTTCTGGATCAGTGCCTCCGCCCCGCCGCAAAAGCGCGGGCTGGTGCTCGGCATCTATGCCACTGTCCTGTCGCTCGGCTTCGCCTTCGGCCCGTGGCTCTTCGCGCAGATCGGCAGTGAGGGCTTCGCTCCGTTCGGCGTCGGCGTCATCATCATCGCGCTCGCCGCGCTGCCGGTGATGATCGCTTGGCGCGAGAGCCCCGATATTTCCGGCCACGGATCGAGCGCTAGCTTCGGGCGTTACGTCTTCCTCGTCCCGACCGCGACCGCCGCCGTGCTGGTCTTCGGAGCCGTCGAGACCGGCGGCTTCGCGCTCTTTCCCGTCTACGGCAGCCGGATCGGCTACAGCGAAGCGGATTCCGCCCTGCTCCTGACCGCGATCGGGCTCGGCAACGTGCTCCTGCAGGTGCCGCTCGGCATGATCAGCGACCGGGTGCGCGACCGGCGCACGATCCTCGCCGCCTGCGCACTGATCGGGCTCGCGGGGATGGTCGTCCTCCCGATGGTGGCCGACAACTGGTACCTCATGGCGGCCGTGCTCTTCGTGTGGGGCGGTGTCGTCGCCGGGCTCTATACGATCGGTCTCGCCCATCTCGGCTCGCGGCTCAGCGGTCGCGACCTCGCCTCGGCCAACGCCGCCTTCGTCTTCTGCTACGGCGTCGGCATGATCGCCGGCCCGCAGGTGATCGGATCCGGCATGGACATCTTCGGCCCGCACGGTTTCGCCTGGTCGCTCGCCCTGTTCTTCGCCGCCTATCTCGTGCTGGCGCTCTCGAGGATGATCGGCCGGTAG
- a CDS encoding NUDIX hydrolase: MTRTELDKAESKDFALGGKPMRPRDAATLILLDRSGSDVKVLLGRRHHKHAFMPGRFVFPGGRTDPHDSRVATVTTLPPEEEMRIAGHHARASRARARAIALSAIRETYEEAGLLIGERGAFASTRPGWQGFVEHGVSPSLERLRFVARAITPPGRVRRFDTRFIAAWRDDVAVALPDGGPTNELEELCWLPVEEAKTLEIPAITRTVLEELQARLATDPELRPGAPAPFYRMLRNRFVRDTI; encoded by the coding sequence ATGACCCGCACCGAACTGGACAAGGCCGAATCGAAGGATTTCGCCCTCGGCGGCAAGCCGATGCGGCCCCGCGACGCGGCCACGCTGATCCTGCTCGACCGGTCCGGAAGCGACGTGAAGGTCCTGCTCGGCCGCCGCCATCACAAGCATGCCTTCATGCCGGGGCGATTCGTCTTCCCCGGCGGCCGTACCGATCCCCATGACAGCCGCGTGGCGACCGTCACGACGCTGCCGCCGGAAGAGGAGATGCGGATTGCCGGCCACCACGCCCGCGCCTCCCGCGCCCGGGCCCGGGCGATCGCGCTTTCGGCCATCCGCGAGACCTACGAGGAGGCCGGGTTGCTGATCGGCGAGCGAGGTGCCTTTGCCTCGACCCGCCCCGGATGGCAGGGCTTCGTGGAGCATGGGGTCAGTCCCTCGCTCGAACGCCTGCGCTTCGTCGCCCGCGCCATCACGCCGCCCGGACGCGTGCGCCGCTTCGACACGCGCTTCATCGCCGCCTGGCGCGACGACGTCGCCGTCGCCCTGCCCGACGGCGGCCCCACCAACGAACTCGAGGAACTGTGCTGGCTGCCGGTCGAGGAAGCCAAGACGCTGGAGATTCCCGCGATTACCCGCACTGTGCTGGAGGAACTCCAGGCGCGGCTGGCGACGGATCCCGAATTGCGGCCCGGCGCCCCTGCCCCGTTCTACCGCATGCTGCGCAACCGCTTCGTGCGCGATACGATCTGA
- a CDS encoding DUF983 domain-containing protein has product MERQAFGAQKTAGQPGRSAWQAMKRGFLGRCPNCGEGKLFASFARTNDSCEVCGEAFHHHRADDLPAYLVIFIVGHVVVGAFMGAEAVTQLSMWQHLAIWVPVTIVSAIALLQPVKGAVVGLQWAFHMHGFGGHPDELETHPEG; this is encoded by the coding sequence ATGGAACGACAGGCATTCGGCGCACAAAAAACGGCGGGCCAGCCCGGCCGCAGCGCTTGGCAGGCGATGAAGCGCGGCTTCCTCGGACGCTGCCCGAACTGCGGTGAAGGCAAGCTCTTCGCCTCATTCGCCCGGACCAATGACAGCTGCGAAGTCTGCGGCGAGGCCTTCCACCACCATCGGGCGGACGACCTTCCGGCCTATCTGGTGATCTTCATCGTCGGCCACGTCGTGGTCGGCGCCTTTATGGGCGCCGAGGCGGTCACGCAGCTCTCCATGTGGCAGCATCTGGCGATCTGGGTCCCGGTGACCATTGTCTCGGCGATTGCCCTCCTGCAGCCGGTCAAGGGCGCGGTCGTTGGCCTGCAATGGGCCTTCCACATGCACGGTTTCGGCGGCCATCCGGACGAACTCGAAACGCATCCCGAAGGCTGA
- the rnr gene encoding ribonuclease R codes for MARRIPGSRSKRAPGASADGAGGDKPDYRPSREDILKFVAENPDRASKRDIAKAFSLRGDDRIWLKAVLRDLQAEGVLEKRSRKLHKPGALPHVTVLDVFGRDEDGGLLARPSEEREGFESEIVAIRPTMPGKGPTPGVGDRVLARIFPADEAQGPDYTGQIIKVFDKRRETALGVIRRLPDGSHRAEPVERRQPEMLVEGEFLNDAQPGDLVELEPMRPTRYGLPRGKVTSIIGSLSSEKAVSMIAIHAHDIPHVFPRDVIEEAEQATPASMEGREDWRAVPLVTIDPADAKDHDDAVHAVPDEDEKNPGGVIVTVAIADVAAYVRPGSALDREALKRGNSVYFPDRVVPMLPEHISNDLCSLREGQDRPALAVRMTFAADGRKLRHSFHRVMMKSAARLSYPQAQAAIDGAADDKTGPILEGTLRPLWEAYAVLSRGRQHRGPLELDLPERKLQLKPDGTVDRVVVPERLDAHRLIEEFMIQANVAAAETLEAKKQPLIYRIHDAPSLSKQESLREFLQTVDLSLARGPQLRPSQFNALLEKVKGEENELLINEVVLRSQSQAEYSPGNIGHFGLNLRRYAHFTSPIRRYADLVVHRALIAALGLGKDGLTPGEEARLEDTSALISASERRAMAAERDTVDRLIADHLASRKGEQFEARVGGVTKAGLFVRLPQFGADGFIPVSSLGNDYYIYDESAHSLVGERGGKGYRLGDAVEVRLVEIAPLAGSMRFEMLSEPRPLPPATRSFHKAKRRDRRLSSKAPRRAGVRQRRK; via the coding sequence TTGGCCAGACGCATCCCAGGCAGCAGGTCGAAGCGCGCTCCCGGCGCCTCGGCGGATGGCGCGGGAGGCGACAAGCCAGACTACCGGCCGTCGCGCGAGGACATCCTCAAATTCGTCGCCGAGAACCCGGACCGCGCCTCGAAACGCGATATCGCCAAGGCATTCTCGTTGCGCGGCGACGACCGCATCTGGCTGAAAGCCGTCCTGCGCGACCTCCAGGCCGAGGGCGTGCTGGAAAAGCGTTCCAGGAAGCTGCACAAGCCGGGCGCCCTGCCCCACGTCACGGTGCTCGACGTCTTCGGCCGCGACGAGGACGGCGGGCTGCTCGCGCGCCCGTCGGAGGAGCGCGAGGGTTTCGAGAGCGAGATCGTCGCGATCCGTCCGACCATGCCCGGGAAAGGGCCTACTCCGGGCGTCGGGGACCGCGTGCTGGCCCGCATCTTTCCCGCGGACGAAGCGCAGGGACCGGACTACACCGGGCAGATCATCAAGGTCTTCGACAAGCGCCGCGAGACAGCACTCGGCGTCATCCGGCGCCTTCCCGACGGCAGCCATCGCGCCGAACCGGTGGAGCGCCGCCAGCCGGAGATGCTGGTCGAAGGCGAGTTCCTGAACGACGCCCAGCCGGGCGACCTCGTCGAACTCGAGCCCATGCGACCGACGCGCTACGGCCTGCCGCGCGGCAAGGTGACGTCGATCATCGGTTCGCTGTCGAGCGAGAAGGCGGTCTCCATGATCGCCATCCACGCCCACGATATCCCGCACGTCTTCCCGCGCGATGTGATCGAGGAGGCCGAACAGGCTACTCCCGCCTCAATGGAGGGCCGGGAGGATTGGCGCGCCGTCCCGCTCGTCACGATCGATCCGGCCGACGCAAAGGACCACGACGACGCCGTCCACGCCGTTCCCGACGAGGACGAGAAGAACCCCGGCGGTGTCATTGTGACCGTCGCCATCGCCGACGTTGCGGCATACGTGCGGCCTGGCTCCGCGCTCGACCGCGAGGCGCTGAAGCGCGGCAATTCGGTCTATTTTCCAGATCGCGTCGTGCCGATGCTTCCCGAGCACATCTCCAACGATCTTTGCTCGCTCCGTGAGGGTCAGGACCGCCCCGCCCTTGCCGTGCGCATGACCTTCGCCGCCGACGGACGCAAGCTGCGGCACTCCTTTCATCGCGTGATGATGAAATCCGCCGCCCGGCTCTCCTATCCGCAGGCGCAGGCTGCGATCGATGGCGCGGCGGATGACAAGACTGGGCCGATCCTCGAAGGCACGCTGCGGCCGCTCTGGGAGGCCTATGCCGTGCTGTCGCGCGGTCGTCAGCATCGCGGTCCCCTCGAACTCGACCTCCCCGAGCGCAAACTCCAGCTGAAGCCGGACGGAACGGTCGACCGCGTCGTCGTGCCGGAGCGCCTCGACGCGCACCGATTGATCGAAGAGTTCATGATCCAGGCAAACGTGGCTGCCGCCGAGACGCTGGAGGCGAAGAAGCAGCCGCTGATCTACCGCATCCACGACGCGCCATCGCTTTCCAAGCAGGAATCGCTACGCGAATTCCTCCAGACCGTCGACCTGTCGCTCGCGCGTGGGCCGCAGCTGCGCCCCTCCCAGTTCAACGCTCTGCTCGAAAAGGTAAAGGGCGAGGAAAACGAGTTGCTGATCAACGAGGTTGTCCTGCGCTCGCAGAGCCAGGCGGAGTACTCGCCCGGGAACATCGGCCACTTCGGGCTCAACCTGCGGCGTTACGCTCACTTCACATCGCCGATTCGCCGTTATGCCGACCTCGTCGTTCACCGTGCCCTGATTGCAGCGCTCGGGCTGGGCAAGGACGGGCTGACGCCGGGCGAGGAAGCGCGGCTGGAAGACACCTCGGCACTCATCTCCGCATCGGAGCGGCGCGCCATGGCGGCGGAGCGCGACACCGTCGACCGGTTGATCGCCGACCACCTCGCCTCGCGCAAGGGCGAGCAGTTCGAGGCCCGCGTCGGAGGCGTCACCAAGGCGGGGCTCTTCGTCAGATTGCCGCAGTTCGGCGCGGACGGCTTCATACCGGTGTCATCGCTCGGCAATGATTACTATATCTACGACGAATCGGCGCATTCGCTGGTCGGCGAGAGGGGCGGAAAAGGTTACCGGCTCGGCGACGCGGTAGAGGTCCGGCTGGTGGAGATCGCTCCGCTGGCGGGTTCGATGCGGTTCGAGATGTTGAGCGAGCCACGGCCCTTGCCGCCGGCCACCCGTTCCTTCCACAAGGCGAAGCGGCGGGACCGGCGGCTTTCGTCGAAGGCACCGCGGCGGGCAGGCGTCCGCCAGAGGAGAAAATGA